One window of Halorussus sp. MSC15.2 genomic DNA carries:
- the udk gene encoding uridine kinase: MTIPSFVVGIAGGTGAGKTTVAREITEEVEDAVTRIPMDNYYKDLSHMAFEEREEVNYDHPSAFEWELLREHMDALLSGQTIEMPQYDFSIHNRKEETDTVEPTDVIVLEGIFALYDEDVNEMLDIKVYVETDADVRILRRIERDVVDRGRDLEGVIDQYLSTVKPMHEQFVAPTKKRADIIIPEGANAVAVNLLEEKVRAETYTDSGSAWTLSDEGVERDDGERLAVTGPGTAEATRDDSEFGDGKRGEAERNDANADAHEQKWRDDANE, from the coding sequence ATGACCATCCCGTCGTTCGTCGTCGGCATCGCGGGGGGCACCGGGGCCGGGAAGACGACGGTCGCCCGCGAGATTACCGAGGAAGTCGAAGACGCCGTGACGCGCATCCCGATGGACAACTACTATAAGGACCTCAGTCACATGGCGTTCGAGGAGCGCGAGGAGGTCAACTACGACCATCCCTCGGCGTTCGAATGGGAGTTGCTCCGCGAACACATGGACGCCCTCCTGTCGGGCCAGACCATCGAGATGCCCCAGTACGACTTCTCGATTCACAACCGGAAGGAGGAGACCGACACGGTCGAACCGACCGACGTCATCGTCTTGGAGGGCATCTTCGCGCTCTACGACGAGGACGTGAACGAGATGCTCGACATCAAAGTGTACGTCGAGACGGACGCCGACGTGCGCATCCTCCGGCGAATCGAGCGCGACGTGGTGGACCGCGGGCGCGACTTGGAGGGCGTCATCGACCAGTACCTCTCGACGGTCAAACCGATGCACGAGCAGTTCGTCGCGCCCACGAAGAAGCGTGCCGACATCATCATCCCCGAGGGCGCGAACGCCGTCGCGGTCAACCTCCTCGAAGAGAAGGTCCGCGCCGAGACTTACACCGACTCGGGGTCGGCGTGGACGCTGAGCGACGAGGGCGTCGAACGCGACGACGGCGAACGCCTCGCGGTCACGGGGCCGGGAACCGCCGAGGCGACCCGAGACGACTCGGAGTTCGGCGATGGAAAGCGCGGTGAGGCGGAACGCAACGACGCGAACGCCGACGCTCACGAGCAGAAGTGGCGCGACGACGCGAACGAGTAA
- a CDS encoding cold-shock protein, which produces MAEGNVDFFNDTGGYGFISTDDADDDVFFHMEDIGGPDLEEGTEVEFDIDQAPKGPRATNLTRL; this is translated from the coding sequence ATGGCAGAAGGAAACGTTGATTTCTTCAACGACACCGGCGGCTACGGTTTCATCTCGACGGACGACGCGGACGACGACGTGTTCTTCCACATGGAAGACATCGGCGGCCCCGACCTCGAAGAGGGAACTGAGGTAGAGTTCGACATCGATCAGGCCCCCAAAGGCCCGCGCGCCACGAATCTGACGCGCCTTTAA
- a CDS encoding GTP cyclohydrolase IIa: protein MTNAQVTLIQIDNYGPWTVTPEPRREVDLQTLQSRLYADLSQLVGNREGYVFFTRFDNMVAVTNGMDETDHAMIQESVGNRYPVTVSFGVGADPSPVEALSTATEHIQDAGSAQEADRTEILRGTCLDPDERTDDDVQIAHFDVNDATGKYTDEMNAFDSFIHIEQGYAELMRYFRRAHGGLSFFVGGDNVIAVSPDLDAAAYEDTVRHVQETVEVELKVGVGQAATPQSAGMAAKHALEDCRDDGDRVVID from the coding sequence GTGACGAACGCGCAGGTCACTCTGATTCAGATCGACAACTACGGACCGTGGACCGTGACGCCAGAACCGCGTCGGGAAGTGGACCTCCAGACCCTCCAGTCGCGTCTCTACGCCGACCTCTCCCAACTCGTCGGCAACCGCGAGGGGTACGTCTTCTTCACCCGATTCGACAACATGGTCGCCGTGACGAACGGGATGGACGAGACCGACCACGCCATGATACAGGAGTCGGTCGGGAACCGCTACCCGGTCACCGTCAGTTTCGGCGTCGGCGCGGACCCGAGTCCGGTCGAGGCGCTCTCCACGGCGACCGAACACATCCAAGACGCCGGAAGCGCACAGGAGGCCGACCGGACCGAGATTCTCCGTGGCACTTGTCTCGACCCGGACGAGCGGACGGACGACGACGTCCAGATAGCCCACTTCGACGTGAACGACGCCACCGGGAAGTACACCGACGAGATGAACGCGTTCGACTCGTTCATCCACATCGAACAGGGGTACGCCGAACTGATGCGGTACTTCCGGCGCGCCCACGGCGGTCTCTCGTTCTTCGTCGGCGGCGACAACGTCATCGCGGTCTCGCCAGACCTCGACGCGGCAGCCTACGAGGACACCGTCCGGCACGTCCAAGAGACCGTCGAGGTTGAACTGAAAGTCGGCGTCGGACAGGCGGCGACGCCCCAGTCCGCGGGAATGGCGGCCAAGCACGCGCTCGAAGACTGCCGCGACGACGGCGACCGCGTCGTCATCGACTGA
- a CDS encoding YbjQ family protein produces MADVTITTTDSLDGREVTEYLDVVSGEAILGANVVSDIAAGIRDVVGGRSESYEKKVEKGRTEAIEDLRAEAEERGADAVVGATFDYEEMGEGMLWVNLSGTAVKTRSE; encoded by the coding sequence ATGGCAGACGTGACCATCACGACGACGGATAGTCTCGACGGCCGCGAAGTGACCGAGTACCTAGACGTCGTCTCCGGGGAAGCGATACTCGGCGCGAACGTCGTGAGCGACATCGCCGCCGGCATCAGGGACGTGGTCGGCGGTCGGAGCGAATCGTACGAGAAGAAGGTCGAGAAGGGCCGGACCGAGGCCATCGAGGACCTCCGCGCCGAGGCGGAGGAACGCGGTGCCGACGCTGTGGTCGGCGCGACGTTCGACTACGAGGAGATGGGCGAGGGCATGCTCTGGGTCAACCTCTCGGGGACCGCAGTCAAGACGAGGAGCGAGTAG
- a CDS encoding DUF5785 family protein has translation MDWPHDPDGEEGSEGGRKYGMAILAKKLDDEEDFPLSKREFVEEHADEPVRINYKRVVSVGDIFEHVEEEEFETIVDFHKAVGAGMRRGGFWDYHPKGENPEKKSA, from the coding sequence ATGGATTGGCCGCACGACCCCGACGGCGAGGAAGGGAGCGAAGGCGGACGCAAGTACGGCATGGCGATTCTCGCCAAGAAACTCGACGACGAGGAGGACTTCCCGCTCTCGAAGCGGGAGTTCGTCGAGGAACACGCCGACGAACCGGTTCGCATCAACTACAAGCGCGTCGTCAGCGTCGGCGACATCTTCGAACACGTCGAGGAAGAGGAGTTCGAGACAATCGTGGACTTCCACAAGGCCGTGGGCGCGGGGATGCGCCGCGGCGGATTCTGGGACTACCATCCGAAGGGCGAGAACCCCGAGAAGAAGAGCGCCTGA
- a CDS encoding cyclic nucleotide-binding/CBS domain-containing protein — protein sequence MEGEVTVRDVMSREYVGVSESDTVLGAVRLMHEEGVGCVVVLRGSEPVGIVTESDVIALVAEEGDPAETDVSAVMSEPIVSVDADLELPEAAGTMSREDIRRLLVTNDAEVVGVLSERDVISASASLSGVPSLREETTLDVGTPAGSDRMGREPTSNEPADAAADGDHRYEYSDRSICETCGTLSRELTNVNGQLICVNCRNV from the coding sequence ATGGAAGGCGAAGTGACCGTCCGGGACGTGATGTCCCGGGAGTACGTCGGGGTTAGCGAATCTGATACGGTCTTGGGCGCGGTCAGACTCATGCACGAGGAGGGCGTCGGGTGCGTCGTCGTCCTTCGGGGGAGCGAACCGGTCGGCATCGTGACCGAGTCTGACGTCATCGCGTTGGTCGCCGAGGAGGGCGACCCGGCCGAGACGGACGTATCGGCGGTGATGTCCGAACCGATAGTCTCGGTAGACGCCGACCTCGAACTCCCCGAAGCCGCGGGCACGATGTCGCGCGAAGACATCCGTCGTCTGCTGGTCACCAACGACGCCGAAGTCGTCGGCGTCCTCTCGGAACGCGACGTAATCTCGGCGTCGGCCTCGCTGTCGGGTGTCCCGTCGCTGCGCGAGGAGACCACCCTCGACGTGGGGACCCCTGCCGGTAGTGACAGGATGGGGAGAGAACCGACGAGCAACGAACCCGCCGACGCCGCGGCCGACGGCGACCACCGATACGAGTACTCCGACCGGAGCATCTGCGAGACGTGCGGAACGCTGAGTAGGGAACTCACCAACGTCAACGGTCAACTCATCTGCGTCAACTGCCGAAACGTGTAG